One genomic window of Vibrio parahaemolyticus includes the following:
- a CDS encoding SDR family oxidoreductase, translating into MAHSVFITGANRGIGLSLTELYLERGWNVHATSRNVTDSDELQALRARYSSLSLHELDVTDYAKIALLAQSLPPIDLLINNAGYYGPKGYGFGNTDVDEWRKVLEINTIAPLKLVETLYPQLQQGQLKKIACISSKVGSMTENTSGGGYIYRSSKAALNSVVKSLSNDLTPDGFTVLALHPGWVRTTMGGPNALIDAETSAQGLAQVIDQSTVGHSGQFINYDGTSLPW; encoded by the coding sequence ATGGCCCATAGTGTTTTTATCACAGGCGCAAATCGTGGTATTGGTTTGAGTCTGACAGAGCTTTATCTTGAACGCGGGTGGAACGTCCACGCTACTAGCCGTAACGTCACAGACAGTGACGAACTACAAGCTTTGAGAGCACGTTACTCCTCTTTGAGCTTGCATGAACTGGATGTTACTGATTACGCAAAAATCGCGTTACTTGCTCAGAGCCTGCCACCTATCGACCTTTTGATTAACAACGCTGGTTACTACGGCCCTAAAGGTTATGGGTTTGGAAACACCGATGTGGATGAATGGCGTAAAGTACTTGAGATTAATACGATAGCGCCACTTAAACTGGTCGAAACGCTCTATCCACAACTGCAACAAGGACAGTTGAAAAAAATCGCCTGCATCTCTTCAAAAGTCGGGAGTATGACGGAGAATACATCGGGTGGCGGCTATATTTATCGCTCGTCAAAGGCGGCACTCAATTCCGTAGTCAAAAGCTTAAGCAATGACTTAACGCCTGACGGTTTTACTGTCCTTGCTTTGCACCCTGGTTGGGTACGCACCACAATGGGTGGGCCAAATGCACTTATAGATGCAGAGACATCAGCTCAAGGGCTGGCACAAGTTATTGACCAAAGCACCGTTGGACACTCTGGTCAATTCATCAATTACGACGGAACTTCGCTTCCTTGGTAA
- a CDS encoding YejL family protein: MPITSKYTDEQVEKILAEVALVLEKHAASPELTLMIAGNIATNVLNQRVAASQRKLIAEKFAQALMSSLETPKTH, encoded by the coding sequence ATGCCGATTACATCTAAATATACTGACGAACAAGTAGAGAAAATTCTTGCTGAAGTCGCTTTGGTTCTTGAAAAACATGCCGCTTCTCCTGAATTGACGCTAATGATTGCCGGAAATATCGCAACGAATGTCTTAAATCAACGTGTTGCAGCTTCACAACGCAAACTGATTGCTGAAAAATTTGCTCAGGCGCTGATGTCTTCATTAGAAACACCAAAAACACATTAA
- a CDS encoding DUF3413 domain-containing protein: MVDSGNSYGERVSRLVGWGHWFAFFNIVASMLIGTRYIVQSPWPETLLGQFYLAVSWVGHFGFLVFALYLLVLFPLTFVLPSRKLFRLVAVIFATVGQTILLIDTQAYQSINLHLTPVVWELLFSDDKSALSSDLQHLFVVMPLIFLVQLALSEWVWRKQRKLSHKHVGRPLAAVFFLSFMTSHLVYIWADAYFYNPITSQRSNFPLSYPMTAKSFMEKHGLLDREEYLKRLAENENNVELVNYPLEKLEFNRRVNKLNVLMISVNNLRADALNQEEMPNLYEFAQQNQNFRKHYSSSNDTYGAFGLFYGLPTSYASSIKAQGASPVLLDVLKDQGYTFGLFSGSGFEDDLYSEIVFRGVNLAEKLDGTQAHTDKQSIADWNMWLTEKANQPWFSYIEVTTVDNFESIPSNSKEDMSASERFKNAYEFAVKSADDKVGGIIKTLEDAQLLVNTVVIVTSNHGSEFNETNTNSWGANSNYSRYQLQVPMVIHWPGMMAGEFNHSTSHLDLSVTLLQDMLGVSSNPYDYSSGRNLFDESRRRWILAGDTRELALITNNQTTVIDKFGNYKLYDENYKRMRDETPKLPVLMQGLTELQRFYSKSE; this comes from the coding sequence ATGGTAGACAGCGGAAACTCATACGGCGAACGTGTATCTCGACTGGTTGGTTGGGGTCATTGGTTTGCATTCTTCAATATCGTAGCTTCGATGTTGATAGGCACACGCTACATTGTTCAGTCGCCTTGGCCCGAGACGTTGCTGGGTCAGTTCTATCTTGCGGTTTCGTGGGTTGGCCATTTTGGCTTCCTTGTTTTCGCTCTCTACTTATTGGTTCTGTTCCCGTTGACGTTTGTCCTGCCATCACGGAAGTTATTCCGTTTGGTGGCAGTGATCTTTGCCACTGTTGGACAAACAATCTTATTGATTGATACCCAGGCGTACCAATCCATAAACCTGCACCTAACCCCTGTGGTTTGGGAGCTGTTATTCAGCGATGATAAAAGTGCGTTAAGCTCGGATCTACAACACCTGTTTGTTGTGATGCCGCTGATATTCCTTGTTCAGCTCGCCTTATCAGAATGGGTTTGGCGTAAGCAACGCAAACTTTCTCACAAACACGTTGGTCGTCCACTGGCTGCCGTGTTCTTTTTGAGCTTTATGACCAGCCATTTGGTCTACATTTGGGCTGATGCCTATTTCTATAATCCGATCACGAGCCAACGCTCAAACTTCCCGCTTTCTTACCCAATGACGGCGAAAAGCTTTATGGAAAAACATGGTCTGCTTGACCGTGAAGAGTACCTAAAACGCTTAGCGGAGAATGAAAATAACGTTGAACTGGTGAACTACCCACTAGAAAAACTTGAATTCAACCGCCGTGTAAACAAGTTGAACGTGTTGATGATCAGCGTAAATAACCTGCGTGCAGACGCGCTGAATCAAGAAGAAATGCCAAACCTCTACGAGTTTGCACAACAAAACCAAAACTTCCGTAAACACTACAGCTCAAGCAATGATACATATGGTGCATTTGGCTTGTTCTATGGTTTACCAACGAGCTACGCCTCTAGCATCAAGGCACAAGGTGCCTCGCCTGTACTTCTTGATGTACTTAAAGATCAAGGCTACACCTTCGGTTTGTTTAGCGGCAGCGGTTTTGAAGATGACCTTTATTCAGAAATCGTCTTCCGAGGCGTAAACCTAGCTGAAAAACTGGATGGTACTCAAGCCCATACCGATAAACAATCTATCGCCGATTGGAACATGTGGCTAACGGAAAAAGCGAACCAGCCTTGGTTCAGCTACATCGAAGTTACTACGGTAGATAATTTTGAATCTATCCCGTCGAACTCGAAAGAAGATATGTCGGCGAGTGAACGCTTCAAAAATGCTTATGAGTTTGCCGTGAAATCTGCGGATGACAAAGTCGGCGGTATTATCAAAACACTTGAAGACGCTCAATTATTGGTAAACACCGTTGTTATCGTCACTTCCAACCATGGCAGTGAGTTTAACGAAACCAATACCAATAGCTGGGGCGCAAACAGTAACTACAGTCGTTACCAATTGCAGGTGCCAATGGTAATCCATTGGCCTGGTATGATGGCTGGTGAGTTTAATCACAGCACGAGCCATTTAGACCTTTCAGTTACGCTACTGCAAGATATGCTTGGTGTATCGTCCAATCCATACGATTACAGCAGTGGTCGTAACTTATTTGACGAAAGCCGTCGCCGTTGGATTCTTGCTGGTGATACTCGAGAACTTGCTCTCATCACAAATAACCAAACTACCGTGATCGATAAGTTCGGGAACTACAAGCTATACGATGAGAACTACAAGCGCATGCGTGATGAAACGCCTAAACTGCCGGTTCTTATGCAAGGCTTAACCGAGTTACAGCGTTTTTACTCTAAAAGTGAATAG
- a CDS encoding histone deacetylase family protein, with translation MLPLIYHPIYSKLELPEGHRYPIMKYQYLYEEVRRDVQAEWVQFFEPQALSIEAIKRVHDAEYVDLLAQGIMPAAKMRRIGFPWSEALITRTLTSAAGTLLTAEKALEHGIALHLSGGYHHAHKDFGSGFCLFNDLVIAAKHMLDNEHVDKILIIDSDVHHGDGTATLCQEEPDIVTLSFHCDKNFPARKPQSDLDVPLAKGTDDETFLMTFKEVVEMALNLHRPDMVIYDAGVDIHQDDELGYFDVSTQAIFERDRFLFQLMKNRGIPVAAVVGGGYRTNHADLVPIHMQLIKAATEVFAS, from the coding sequence ATGTTGCCACTGATATACCACCCTATATACTCAAAACTTGAATTGCCTGAAGGGCACCGTTACCCAATCATGAAGTATCAATATCTCTATGAAGAGGTACGTCGCGATGTGCAAGCTGAGTGGGTGCAGTTTTTTGAACCACAAGCTCTGTCAATTGAAGCGATCAAGCGCGTGCATGATGCGGAGTATGTTGACTTACTGGCACAAGGTATTATGCCCGCCGCTAAAATGCGTCGAATCGGCTTTCCTTGGAGTGAAGCTCTGATCACTCGAACACTGACGTCAGCGGCTGGTACACTTCTGACAGCCGAAAAAGCGCTTGAGCACGGTATCGCACTGCACTTAAGTGGTGGTTACCACCATGCTCACAAAGATTTTGGTAGCGGATTCTGTTTGTTCAACGATTTAGTGATTGCGGCTAAACACATGTTGGATAACGAGCACGTTGATAAGATTTTAATTATTGATAGTGATGTTCATCATGGTGATGGAACCGCCACCTTGTGCCAAGAAGAACCTGACATCGTGACGCTTTCTTTTCATTGCGATAAAAACTTTCCTGCCAGAAAACCACAGTCTGATTTGGATGTTCCGTTAGCAAAAGGAACAGACGATGAAACATTTTTGATGACGTTTAAAGAGGTGGTCGAGATGGCGTTGAATCTCCATCGTCCAGATATGGTGATTTACGACGCTGGGGTAGATATTCATCAAGATGATGAGCTTGGTTACTTTGACGTATCGACTCAAGCAATTTTTGAGCGTGATCGTTTTCTTTTTCAACTGATGAAAAACAGAGGGATTCCTGTTGCCGCCGTTGTGGGGGGTGGATATAGAACAAACCACGCAGACCTTGTACCTATTCACATGCAGTTAATAAAAGCGGCGACAGAAGTCTTTGCCTCTTGA